Proteins encoded within one genomic window of Terriglobales bacterium:
- a CDS encoding cytochrome c3 family protein, which yields MKNVQRIFAVLIGLLVIMAVCAYAAETAPGTVVLKGAPMGGVKFDHKAHEARGAKCETCHHASKPEKALKTAHQNCQECHTTTVAAPMKTKAQAAFHNPAATAGVCIDCHKAENAKGKKAPTKCMECHKKTNV from the coding sequence GTGAAGAACGTTCAACGCATCTTTGCTGTACTTATTGGGCTCCTCGTAATCATGGCCGTGTGTGCTTACGCGGCTGAAACAGCCCCCGGCACCGTGGTATTGAAGGGTGCTCCGATGGGCGGTGTGAAATTCGACCATAAGGCCCACGAGGCCCGTGGCGCGAAGTGTGAAACCTGCCATCACGCTAGCAAGCCTGAAAAGGCTTTGAAGACTGCGCACCAGAACTGCCAGGAATGCCACACCACCACCGTTGCCGCCCCGATGAAGACGAAGGCGCAGGCCGCGTTCCACAACCCGGCCGCCACCGCTGGCGTTTGCATCGATTGCCACAAGGCAGAAAACGCCAAGGGTAAGAAGGCTCCCACAAAGTGCATGGAATGCCACAAGAAAACGAATGTCTAG